The genomic window AGGCCGCCGAAGCCGTGCATCGGCACCACCATGCCGATGCACGGCTTCGGGCCGCGCGGTGCGATGGCGTGGGCATCATTGCTTATGCAGGAATCGGCAAGAAAATGCCCAGAAAAGTCACAGTTCCGGATGGCGGGTGTGCCAGTCCGTGGCCTGTTGGAAGGCGTGGCCGGCGCACAGCAGGGTCTGCTCGGACAGATGCGGGCCGACCAGCTGGAAGCCCACCGGCACGCCGATGTCGGAGAAGCCGCAGGGCAGCGTGATGGTCGGGCTGCCGCTGACGTCCAAAGGTGCCGTGTACTTGAGCAGGCGGGTCAGTTCCGAGGGATCGCCCAGGGCCAGCCGCTCCAGGGACGGCCCGGGCAGGAACAGGCCGGGGATCAGGACCAGGTCGACCTTGCGGAACAGACGGGCGAGCCGGCCCTTGAACCGGTCGCGCTCGATCGCCATCGCCGCCAGGTCGAGCGGTCCCTGCGCCAGCCCGATGTCGATGAAGCCGGCCAGGGTCGGGCCGTACTCGTCCCGGCGGGAGGGGTAGGTCTCCCGGTGGACATGGGCTGTCTCGTAGGCGCAGAACGCCACCCAGCTTTCCAGCACCGACTGGCTGTCGGGGAACTCGACCTCCACCAGCTCGGCGCCGAGCGAGGCCAGCACCGCGGCGGCGGCCTCGGTCAGCTCGACCACCCTCGGGTCGACGTCCTTGGTGTTGTAGTCGCGGTCGATGCCGATCCGCAGGCCGCGCGCGCCGAACACGCCGGCCGCCTGCACCGCGCCCAGATAGTCCGGGACGGGGGCCAGCAGCGTGGTCGGGTCGCGGTCATCCTCGCCCGCGATCGCGTGCAGCATCACCGCAGCATCGGCGGCGCACCGGGTCATCGGGCCCAGATGGTCCAGCGTGTCGGACAGGACGAACGAGCCGTGGCGGCTGACCCGGCCCCAGGTCGGCTTCAGGCCGGTGACGTTGTTCATCAGCGACGGGAAGCGGATCGAGCCGCCGGTATCCGAGCCGATCGAGCCGTAGCAGAGGCCGGCGGCGGTCGCGACGCCCGAGCCCGAGGAGGACGAGCCTGCCCAGTGCGCCGGGTTCCAGGGATTGAGCGGCGCCTGCACCGTGGGATGATGCTCGGCATAGGCGCCCTCGGTCATCTTCAGCTTGCCGAGGGTGACCGCACCGGCGGCGGTCAGGCGCGCCGGCACGGTGCCGTCTTCGTCGGGTACGTAGTCGGCATAGATCGCCATGCCGCCGGTGGTCTTCACGCCCTTGGTGAAGCAGAGGTCCTTCAGGCCGATCGGCACGCCGTGCAGCGGCCCGCGATAGCGGCCGCTCATGATCTCGGCCTCGGCGGCCTTGGCCTGCGCCATCGCCTGGTCGGCGGTCACGGTCACGTAGGCATGCAGCCTGGGCTGCAGCGCCTCGATGCGCTCCAGCATGGCCGCGGTCACCTCGACCGGGGAGATCTGTTTGGTGCGGATCAGCCCGGCAATGTCGACCAGGTTGGCATAAGGGAGCTGCGATGAATCCATGGTGAACGGGTCCTTAGTTCCGACGAGGCGGGCAGGGAGGCAGCAAACGGCTTGCCAACGGCCGAAGGTGGAGGTTCCCACAACGCCTGAGCGTCGGCTGGCGGGGACGTCGCTGGCTGGCCCCGCGCCCGGGCAGGGTGGTGCGGTCCGCTGGGAGGTTGTCTTTACCCGGCATGGTCGCCCCGGGTGATCCAGGCACGGTCGAACAGCTCGACAATCGAGCGGAACGCCGCCTGGGGAACCTGGTCCATGCCCATGGCCGTCCGGCTGCCCAGGAAGCCGGCGAGCTGCCGGTCGGCCGGCTCCGGGTCGTCCAGCTGCACCCCCATGCGCGCTAGGTCACGCGCGATCGACCCGCCCGCCGGCAGATAAGCCTCCCCCTCCGGCGGCCGGGCCTGCGCGACTGGCAGGCGGATCATCAGGATCCGGGTCACCGAGGGGCACGGCTCCGGGCCGAGGATGGTGGTGCCGCACATCAGCCCGCCCAGGACGCTCACCGGGGCGGAGGGCGGGAACAGGCAGTACATGAAGTGGGCGTGGCCGTTCGGATCGCGCAGGTCCAGATGCAGCGCATGGCGGATGTCGGTCACGCTGCCCTGCACGTTGAGCGTTCCGGTCGGCAGGTCCTCGACATAACGGGCCAGGAGCTGGTCCCGCTCGGTCGCGATCGACAGGAAGCCGCGCACCAGCCGGCCGCTGAAATAGGGCGACCAGGCATGGGAGTAGCAGACATAGGCGCCCAGCAGGTCCGCCATCCCGTCGGCAGGGGGACGGGCCGGCTGGCCGCGAAAGGCCTCGGCGCGGCGCAGCAGGATCGCCCGGTCCTGGCGATGCCGCTGGCATAGCGCATCAAGGAAGGCTTCGAGGGAACAGTCGGCGATCCAGCTGCCGGCCTGTTCCAGCCCGGCCACCTGCCTCCAGTCCTCGTAGATGCTGCGCTCCCGCGGCCGGGCGCGGCCCTGCAGCCATTTGTGGGCACGCTCGATGTCGAAGGAGGTTGTGGGATTGACGCTGCGGAACGCCGAGGCGAGATCCTTGCGGGTCATCGCGCCGATCGCCGCAGCGGTCAGGCAGAGCTTGCGGTCGATGTCAGAGGCGCTGGTCGCCATCCGCCCGCCTTCTCCGGAATGAAGCCAAGCAGCGGCCACCGCCGACGCAGGACATCCTTGTGGCGCAGTCAGCACCGGCGAAGCAATCGACCATCCGATTCGGCGCCACCTCCCCGATTCGCAGGATCGGATTTCGCAGGATCGGAAGACGCCGCGTACTGCTTCCGTCGCTCGATCGAAGTGAAATATCCACGCCGCCTGGCTGCTGGCAACGATTTCCGGAGTTGTGCAGCAGGGGCCGTTGGCTCCGGGATGACCCGTTCGCTGGCCGGACAGTCTTCTGCCGCCGCGTGGGGCCGGCGTCAGAAGACTGTCCGGAGATGGCCAGCGGCCTCTCGCCCTTCGTCAGCCCCAGAAGCGGGCGAGCGCGCCCGGCCGCGCGAGGACGGGACAAGCCGCGGCGCGTGGGCGTGAAGCCGCCGATCACCCTGCATCCCTCGGGCCGGCGGATGCCGTGCGCCTGGCTTCTCGAGAATCGACCTGCCGGGTGGGCGGACTGCCTGATCCGCCCCCTCCGCCTAGTTGTCGTCGTTCTCGGCGAGCGCCCGGGCCAGGGTGCACAGGGCTTCCTGGTGGCGGCGGTTGGGCATGGCGATGAAGTTTCGCGCCAGCTCCAGCAGCATGCGCTGCTGCGGGGACGGGCTGACCTCGGCGATGCCGCTCATCCCCTCGAAGAAGAACCCGACATCCACGCCCAGGGCCTGCGCGATCTGGAACAGCCGGCCGGCGGCGATCCGGTTGACCCCCTTCTCGTATTTGTGGGCCTGCTGGTAGGTCACGCCGATGATGTCGGCCATCTGCTGCTGGGTGAGCCCCAGCATCGTCCGGCGGGCGCGCATGCGGTTGCCCACGAAACGGTCGATGTCCTGGGCCCGTGCGCGGCCGCTGCCTGGCGCGGAAAGCCCGTTGACCTTCCCCTTCATCATCGTCTCCGGTGTGGATGCGAGGCAACGCACCAGCCTTACCGGTTGCGTCTGGACGCTACTCTAGGTCGTAAAGGTTAACGATCGGTTTGCGCCCATGACGTTTGTTGCGGCCTGGGCAGATCGCGCAGGGCGGCAAGGCGGCGCTTGCCAGCGGCGCGGTGGCGCGGCAGGTGCGCGGGAAAGCGAGGAGACGCTGAGATGAGGATGACCGACCGGATCCGCGCCGCCCTGGCGCCCCTGGAACCGCTGGCGCTGCAGGTGGACGACCGTTCCGCCGACCACCGCGGCCATGGGGGATGGCGGGAAGGAGGCGAGACCCATTTCGACGTGATGATCGTCTCGGCGAGCTTCCGCGGCCAGAGCCGGATCGCCCGCCACCGGGCGGTCAACGCCCTGCTGGCTCCGCTGATGGAGGAGCGGATCCATGCGCTGGCCCTGCGTGCGCTGACGCCCGAGGAAGCCGGTTCGCCGCAGGCCTCCTGAGCCGGGCCTCCTCCCGCCCGAAGAACGAGGGCCCCGGGGACCGCAGACATGGACAGGTGCCGGCGAACGCGCGATGGGTGCCCGGCAACGGCGCCCGCTCCGCAGTCTCGGAACCGTCCATGTCCTCCGCCCCGCCCCGATCGGCCGCCCACTCGGCGCGATCGAACCTCACCTGGCTCGCTGCCGGGTTCGGGCTCTGCTTCTTCTCGAGCTTTGGGCAGACCTTCTTCATCGCCCTGTTCGCCCAGGACATCGCGGCGATCGGCAATCTCAGCCATGGCGGCTACGGGACGCTTTATTCCGGGGTGAACCTGCTGAGCGGGTTCCTGATGCTGTGGCTGGGCGCGC from Geminicoccus roseus DSM 18922 includes these protein-coding regions:
- a CDS encoding BolA family protein yields the protein MRMTDRIRAALAPLEPLALQVDDRSADHRGHGGWREGGETHFDVMIVSASFRGQSRIARHRAVNALLAPLMEERIHALALRALTPEEAGSPQAS
- a CDS encoding amidase, with protein sequence MDSSQLPYANLVDIAGLIRTKQISPVEVTAAMLERIEALQPRLHAYVTVTADQAMAQAKAAEAEIMSGRYRGPLHGVPIGLKDLCFTKGVKTTGGMAIYADYVPDEDGTVPARLTAAGAVTLGKLKMTEGAYAEHHPTVQAPLNPWNPAHWAGSSSSGSGVATAAGLCYGSIGSDTGGSIRFPSLMNNVTGLKPTWGRVSRHGSFVLSDTLDHLGPMTRCAADAAVMLHAIAGEDDRDPTTLLAPVPDYLGAVQAAGVFGARGLRIGIDRDYNTKDVDPRVVELTEAAAAVLASLGAELVEVEFPDSQSVLESWVAFCAYETAHVHRETYPSRRDEYGPTLAGFIDIGLAQGPLDLAAMAIERDRFKGRLARLFRKVDLVLIPGLFLPGPSLERLALGDPSELTRLLKYTAPLDVSGSPTITLPCGFSDIGVPVGFQLVGPHLSEQTLLCAGHAFQQATDWHTRHPEL
- a CDS encoding helix-turn-helix domain-containing protein; the protein is MKGKVNGLSAPGSGRARAQDIDRFVGNRMRARRTMLGLTQQQMADIIGVTYQQAHKYEKGVNRIAAGRLFQIAQALGVDVGFFFEGMSGIAEVSPSPQQRMLLELARNFIAMPNRRHQEALCTLARALAENDDN